The window CGCGAGGAGGGTCGTGACGGCCTCCTCCTGTGCTCTCTTCGAGCGGTGGATGGCGCTCGAGGAGACGTCGCATGCGTCGTATTCGGGCGTAGGGACCGGCTCCCCTGCCTCGCGCTCGTAGTAGTCACGGACCTCCCGGAGCAGGCCGTGCAGGTAGACGAGTTCCTGTTTCCGCATGGTGTGTCGTAGGGACTGGACTCGTAAGGGTCTGTCTCCGAATCCATTCGCGTCCGGCGATTGCCTGCCGACGGAACGGGTGTCGCCGTGTGGTGAACGCGCAAGCGTTTTGCCGCGGCCCGCTGGGACGACGATATGGCCGGGCCATCCGCACCTGCCCTCGTGACGGCGGTTCTGGTCTCGGTCGCGGGGCTGCTCGCCGTCGGTGTCGTCGCCTGGGTCGGACCCCCGGTCACGCGCCGGGTTGTTCTCGCCGGAACCCCGTGGATGGTGGTCGGGGGGCTCCTCCATCCGCTGGCGACCACCGGTGTCTACGACGGCCCGCTCGCCCCGGCACTGGGGTCGCCGCTGGTCGTGCCCGTGACGGTCGTGCTGGCGACGGTGCTCTGGATTCCGCTCGTCCAGGCCGGCCATGTCCGTGCCCGTATGGACCCGGCCGGGTATCTGGCCGCGAGCGGGGCCGGCGTCGGGCTTCCGGTGCTGGCCGTGATGTTGCTTGCGGGGCGTGCCACCGTCGCCACACTCGTACCGCTCGCGCTGGCTCCGGTGGTGGCCGCTATCGCCGCGGCGGCGGTCGTGCTCATCCTCGGTCTGAGCGCCGCCCCCGCGCTGGCGGCGGCGCGCTCGCTCGCCCTGCTCGCGGTGTACGCTCAGGCGTTCCACGCCGTCGCCGTCGTCGTGGCGGTCGACGCGCTGGGGATGCCCGCCAGCGGCCCGCTCGCTCGTGTAGCCGTCGGACTGGGGGCCCCCCTCGTCGATGGGTTCGGCGTCGCCTGGCCGTTCCTGTTCCTGAAACTGTGTGCCGTCGCGCTGCTGGTCGTCGGACTCGGGCGGCTCGCCGAACACCGCGAGACGGCGGCGTACGTGCTGCTCGGCACCGTCGCCGCGCTGGGTGTCGGGCCCGCGGTCGCAGTGCTGGTCTCGGCGACGCTCCTCGCGTAAGCCGGGCGAGTGGCCGTCGGAGTAAAGACCGCCCGTGCGAGAGGGTCGCTATGGAGACCGCAGACGACCCGGCCGGTGTCGCCGTCGCACTGCTCCTGGGGGCTGGCGTCGGTGTCGCGCTCGCCGTTCCGGCGCTCCCACCGGGTGGCCTCACGGTCAGTGTCGGCGGATTCACGCTGGACACCGTCGGGACGGTGCTGGTGGTGAGTGCGCTGTCGGTACTGCTGTTGCCACTCATGCTGATGACACTCTACCAGCTGTTCTCGCTCGCGGACCGGTAGCGCCGACGGTCGGCGCTACTTCTGCAGTTCGCGGGCGATGATGTTCTTCTGGATTTCGGTGGTGCCCTCGTAGATCTGGGTGATCTTGGCGTCGCGGTAGAACCGCTCGGCGTCGAAGTCGTCGACGTAGCCGGCGCCGCCGTGGATCTGCACGCACTCGTTGGCGACGTCCACCGCTACACGGCTCGCGTACTCTTTGGCCATGGAGGCCAGCGTCGTCAGCTGCTCGTCGAGGTTGTCGACGGACCACGCCGATTTGTAGGTCAACATCCGGGCGGCCTCCAGCCGGGTGTGCATGTCGGCGAGTTTGTGCTGGATGGCCTGGAACTCGCCGATGGGCTGGCCGAACTGCTCGCGCTCGCCCGCGTAGTCGAGCGCACGCTCGGCGGCGCCCTTCGCGATGCCGACACCCTGTGCCGCGACCTGGGTGCGGGTCTCGTCGAAGAACTGCATCTGCTGCAGGAAGCCCGCACCGCGCGTCCCGACGAGGTTCTCCTCGGGGACACGGACATCGTCGAAGATGAGTTCCGCCGTGTCGGACGCGCGAATCCCCATCTTGCCCGTGATCTTGTCGGCCTCGAAGCCATCGCGGTCGGCCTCGACGATGATCTGACTGAAGCCGTTGTAGCGGCCCTCCGCATCCGGGTCCGTCCTGCAGAGGACGACGAAGAAGTCGGCGACGGAACCGTTCGTGATCCACATCTTGTTGCCGTTGACGACCCACTCGTCGCCGTCCTTCTTCGCGCGCGTGCTCACGCTGGAGACGTCCGATCCCGTATCGGGTTCGGAGATGGCCGAGCCCATGATAGCGTCACCGGCAGCGAGCGGCGGGAGGTACTCCTCCTTCTGCTCCTCGGTCCCGAAGCCGATGATGGCCTCGCTTCCGAACGCGGTGCCGAGGACGGAGCCGCCGACGCCGGGGTCGGCCGCGTACAGTTCCTCGATGATGATGGCCACGTCGAGTGCGTCGTAGCCCGCCCCACCGTACTCCATGGGGATCTGCGCGCCGGTGAGCCCCATCTCGGCGCCCTTCTCGACGACCTCGTGCGGGAACGTCTCCGCCCGGTCGTACTCCTGTGCGACCGGCCTGATCTCGTTCTCGCCGAAGCGCCGGACCTCCTCGCGGATCTGCTGTTGCTCGTCGGACAGCTCGAAGTCCATACCCCACGCTAGAGCGGTGGGTGAAAAACGGTTGCCCCGAGTTACTCGTACTCCCCTTTGCCGATGTCGGGCTCGGGCTGGGGCGTCATGTTGATGCGGAGCTGGGGCAGGTAGAGCGCGAGGTCCGTCGTGGTGATGATGCCGACGGCCTTGCCGTCCTCGGCGACGGGGAGCTTCTTGACGCCGTTGTGACCCATCCGCTCGCCGGCGACGCGGGCCGACTCGTTCGGTCGGATGGTGACGACGGGGTCGGACATCAGCTCCTCTACGGTCGTCGTTTCGGGGTCCATCGCGTTCCCGACGCTCTCGACGACATCCATCTCGGTGATGATGCCATCGATGATGTCCTCGCCGATGATCAGCGAGCCGATTCCCTCGCTGGAGAGGATCTGTGCGGCCTCGGCGATGGTGGTGTCGGCCGGCACGGTGCGAACCGGCGATGTCATGATCTCGCTCACCGGTGTGTCGATCTCCGAGTCTTGCTCCTCCGTCATGGGTGGAGGCTGGGGACCCCGAATGATAAGCCTACCCGACGACAGTGCGCGGTGAACCGACAGGCGACCGGTTCTCGTACGGTGGCTCCGAGACGGGACGGTGTCCGCACTGCGAGCGGGCGCAGGACTTACACCTGCGCGTGTCGTACTGTTCTCCGGCGTGCGGTGGGGCTCCGACCGTCACCTTGGGTAGGGAGACTTTACGACGTCCCCTGCACGCCACCCCGCTCCGTTTTCCTTACCTGCCGTCCCAGTCCATCCGGCAGGTATCGTCACAGAAGTGTGCGCTCCGGACTTCGCCGTCCTCGACCCAGGTAATGACACGGTGTTGCGGGTCGTTCAGGATCGGCTCGCCGCAGGTTCGACACTGCGGGGCGTCCTCCTCGGTGACATCCTCACCCAGGTCCGAGGTCGGGTCTACCATTACCCGAGGCCAGACACCGACCCTACTTATGCCCATACTTTCGGCTGCGTTCTTGCGGCAACACTCTCGGCGGGCGATAGCTACGCCTCCTCGTCCGACGACAGATCGGGGCCGCGATACGCCTCGCCGGGCCGGGTCCACCCGTCGGTCGGGAGGACGCTCCCGGGGTAGAGGCTGGTGTTGATTCCGGTCTTCGCACCCGGACCGACGACGACACCGAACTTCCGGCGGCCGGTCGAGGTCGGCTCGCCCTTCACGACGGTCGACACGTCCCCGTCGTCGTGACGGAGGTTGGCGACCTGCGTCCCCGCGCCGAGATTCGCATCCGGACCGAGGATGCTGTCCCCGACGTAGGAGACGTGCGGAACGTTCGAGCCGGCCATCACGAGGGTGTTCTTGACCTCGACGCCGTGGCCGACGTGCGTATCGGGCCCGAGCAGTGTCGCGCCCCGGACGTACGCGTTGGGGCCGACCTCGGCGCCCTCGCGGACGAGCGCGGGCCCCTCGATGACGACGCCCGGTTCGACCGTTGCACCCTCCTCCACGACCACGTCGCCCCGGAGTTCGGCGTCACCGCGTACGTCGCCGTCGATGCGCCGCTCCAGCTCGCCGAGCTTCCACTCGTTCGCTTCGAGTAGCTCCCACGGCCGGCCGACGCCGAGCCACCGTTCGACGTCGACGGCGGCCACGTCGAACGCGTCGACCACACGGCCCAATACGTCGGTGATCTCGTGCTCTCCGCGGTCGGACAGCTCCGTCTCGGTCAGCCAGTCGGCGGCCTCCGCGGGGAAGTGGTATGCGCCGACGTTGACCCGGTTACTGGGCGGCTCGCTGGGCTTCTCTATCACGTCGGTCACGTGGCCCTCCTCGATGGAGAAGACGCCGTACGGGCGCGGGTCGTCCACCTCGTACGCACCGACCGCGGGACACACGTCGAACAGGGCGTCCAGTGCGGCCGCGTCGTAGAGGTCGTCGCCGTTCAGGACGACGAAGTCACTGTCCAGATACGGGCGGGCCTGCGCAGCGGCGTGGGCAGTCCCCAGTCGCTCCGCCTGCTCGGCGTACCGGACCGGGACGCCCCGGTACTCGTCGCCGAAGTGCTCGCGGACATCCTCGCCGCGGTAGCCCACGACGAACACCAGCTCGTCGGCGCCGGCGCGCACGGCGGCGTCGGCCGTGTGCGCGCACAGTGGTCGGTCGCCGACCGGGAGCATCGGCTTCGCGACGGCGTCGGTCAGCGGGCGCATCCGGGTTCCCTGCCCCGCGGCCAGGATGACGACTTCCATACCGACCACTGCCGCGCCGGTCCGCAAAGGTCCACCGACCCCGGCGACCGTGGCCCCGACGGCCGTGGGATCGGTTGCAGTGGCTGGCGAACAGGCGGCACCGCTCTCCGCGCGCCGGACCGTGGTGCCGCGCTGGCGGAACCGACCAGTCAGTGGCGTGCTGACTGCTCGGGTCGGCGGTCCGGCGATGGCTCGTCAGGTCACGGGGGCGCTGGTCGCGGGCTGGTATTTGAAAGTACGGAATGGCCGAATAAGGCCAGAAAATTTCAGATATTCTGAAAAATCGAACGTAAATGCTGGAGAGTGGATTTTGGATATTTATCGCGGTGGTGCGGCCAGCAATCTGGGAAATTCGTCCGCGCGAGCGAAGCGAGCGCGGTTCACCGGCGACGAACGAAGTGAGTCGCCGGCATTTTTTCTGAACGTTTTTTGGCGTCATCAGAACGCTTCGCGTTCTGATTGCCCGTGGAATCGCGGAGCGATTCCACGACGCCGAGCGGTGGCCGCAGGCGGCGCGAAGTGCAGCCGAGGCCACCCGAGGCGTCAAAAAAGCTCTTTAGAACCCTTTACCTTGGAGTTCGCGGGCGATGATGTTCTTCTGGATTTCGGTGGTGCCCTCGTAGATCTGGGTGATCTTGGCGTCGCGGTAGAAGCGCTCGACGTCGAAGTCGTTGACGTAGCCGGAGCCGCCGTGGATCTGCACGGCCTCGTTGGCGACGTCCACCGCCACACGGCTCGCGTACTCTTTGGCCATGGAGGCCAGCGTCGTCAGTTGCCCGTCCGCGTTGTCGACGGACCAGGCGGACTTGTAGGTCAGCTGGCGGGCCGCCTCGATGTCCGTGTGCATCTCTGCGAGCTTGTGCTGGATGGCCTGGAACTCGCCGATGGGCTGGCCGAACTGCTCACGCTGCTGGCTGTACTCCAGCGCGCGCTCGGCGGCGCCCTTCGCGATACCGACTGCCTGTGCGGCGACGCCGGTCCGGG of the Haloglomus salinum genome contains:
- a CDS encoding acyl-CoA dehydrogenase family protein codes for the protein MDFELSDEQQQIREEVRRFGENEIRPVAQEYDRAETFPHEVVEKGAEMGLTGAQIPMEYGGAGYDALDVAIIIEELYAADPGVGGSVLGTAFGSEAIIGFGTEEQKEEYLPPLAAGDAIMGSAISEPDTGSDVSSVSTRAKKDGDEWVVNGNKMWITNGSVADFFVVLCRTDPDAEGRYNGFSQIIVEADRDGFEADKITGKMGIRASDTAELIFDDVRVPEENLVGTRGAGFLQQMQFFDETRTQVAAQGVGIAKGAAERALDYAGEREQFGQPIGEFQAIQHKLADMHTRLEAARMLTYKSAWSVDNLDEQLTTLASMAKEYASRVAVDVANECVQIHGGAGYVDDFDAERFYRDAKITQIYEGTTEIQKNIIARELQK
- a CDS encoding CBS domain-containing protein, with amino-acid sequence MTEEQDSEIDTPVSEIMTSPVRTVPADTTIAEAAQILSSEGIGSLIIGEDIIDGIITEMDVVESVGNAMDPETTTVEELMSDPVVTIRPNESARVAGERMGHNGVKKLPVAEDGKAVGIITTTDLALYLPQLRINMTPQPEPDIGKGEYE
- a CDS encoding UPF0058 family protein, with protein sequence MRKQELVYLHGLLREVRDYYEREAGEPVPTPEYDACDVSSSAIHRSKRAQEEAVTTLLAELTEAMEHRQKMHADAD
- a CDS encoding DUF63 family protein; this translates as MAGPSAPALVTAVLVSVAGLLAVGVVAWVGPPVTRRVVLAGTPWMVVGGLLHPLATTGVYDGPLAPALGSPLVVPVTVVLATVLWIPLVQAGHVRARMDPAGYLAASGAGVGLPVLAVMLLAGRATVATLVPLALAPVVAAIAAAAVVLILGLSAAPALAAARSLALLAVYAQAFHAVAVVVAVDALGMPASGPLARVAVGLGAPLVDGFGVAWPFLFLKLCAVALLVVGLGRLAEHRETAAYVLLGTVAALGVGPAVAVLVSATLLA
- the glmU gene encoding bifunctional sugar-1-phosphate nucleotidylyltransferase/acetyltransferase gives rise to the protein MEVVILAAGQGTRMRPLTDAVAKPMLPVGDRPLCAHTADAAVRAGADELVFVVGYRGEDVREHFGDEYRGVPVRYAEQAERLGTAHAAAQARPYLDSDFVVLNGDDLYDAAALDALFDVCPAVGAYEVDDPRPYGVFSIEEGHVTDVIEKPSEPPSNRVNVGAYHFPAEAADWLTETELSDRGEHEITDVLGRVVDAFDVAAVDVERWLGVGRPWELLEANEWKLGELERRIDGDVRGDAELRGDVVVEEGATVEPGVVIEGPALVREGAEVGPNAYVRGATLLGPDTHVGHGVEVKNTLVMAGSNVPHVSYVGDSILGPDANLGAGTQVANLRHDDGDVSTVVKGEPTSTGRRKFGVVVGPGAKTGINTSLYPGSVLPTDGWTRPGEAYRGPDLSSDEEA
- a CDS encoding DUF7576 family protein yields the protein MVDPTSDLGEDVTEEDAPQCRTCGEPILNDPQHRVITWVEDGEVRSAHFCDDTCRMDWDGR